The following are from one region of the Ruficoccus sp. ZRK36 genome:
- a CDS encoding SLC13 family permease: MSWEIIVVLVILLGSLISFVAEKISVDVTAICVFAALLLVSMVTGSTHWPEVGELVSVFANPAPLTIAAMFIISVALEKCGAIELMAQKLGKLTRLPYGLFIVALAIGVGGISAFINNTPVVVVFMPVIISLARKMNTPASQLLIPLSFLSIFGGVCTLMGTSTNILMSGIIRDYGLQPLGMFELALVGLPLMIIGTLYLAVLGKKILPVRETLTAILSEEERKEYITEAYVKQGTELDGQSFAESGLKRTRGIRLLEIIRDGVALSGDLPTQPLREGDRLVLACRPNAIVKARETVGIDFVGERGLDLQPISAHEGAIVEGVIGPMSTIVGKTIREINFRQRYRMIILAVHRRGRNVREKLETLPLDFGDTLLMMGTDKAIDNMHSSEDIILLDRPHIPAQDMRRRMPLVIAVIAGMIGAVTFLNVPIFAMAVIAVAILFLSGTVKPKDAYAAIEWRILVLIYGMLGLGLALQDSGATELASSQLVHLVDDFPVSWQPLVMLAFIYISTSILTELLSNNATVVLMAPVAIALGQMLDVDPRPFIIAACIGSSASFATPIGYQTNTYVYGVGGYRFGDFAKVGIPLNILYFIGSMIIIPLFWHF; encoded by the coding sequence ATGAGTTGGGAAATCATAGTCGTCCTCGTCATCCTCCTCGGATCGCTGATCAGCTTCGTTGCGGAAAAAATATCCGTCGATGTGACGGCTATCTGCGTCTTCGCAGCGCTGCTGCTTGTCAGTATGGTCACAGGCTCGACCCACTGGCCCGAGGTCGGAGAGCTGGTCAGTGTCTTTGCGAATCCGGCTCCCCTGACCATCGCCGCGATGTTCATCATCAGTGTGGCGCTGGAAAAATGCGGGGCCATCGAGCTCATGGCCCAGAAGCTGGGCAAGCTCACCCGCCTCCCCTATGGGCTCTTTATCGTGGCCCTGGCGATCGGTGTGGGCGGCATCTCGGCCTTTATCAATAACACACCAGTTGTGGTGGTGTTTATGCCGGTCATCATCTCGCTGGCGCGCAAGATGAACACCCCGGCCTCGCAGTTACTGATCCCGCTATCGTTCCTGTCGATTTTTGGTGGCGTTTGTACGCTGATGGGTACCAGCACAAATATCCTCATGAGCGGCATTATCAGGGATTATGGCCTGCAGCCACTGGGCATGTTTGAGTTGGCGCTGGTGGGCCTGCCGCTGATGATTATCGGTACGCTTTACCTGGCTGTTTTGGGTAAAAAGATTCTGCCCGTGCGTGAGACGCTGACCGCGATCCTCTCCGAAGAGGAGCGCAAGGAGTACATCACCGAGGCCTACGTCAAGCAAGGGACCGAGCTGGACGGCCAGAGCTTTGCCGAGTCCGGGCTGAAGCGCACACGGGGCATCCGACTGCTGGAAATCATCCGCGACGGCGTAGCCCTGAGCGGCGACCTACCGACGCAACCCCTCCGAGAGGGAGACCGCCTGGTGCTGGCCTGCCGCCCGAATGCCATCGTCAAGGCCCGTGAGACCGTGGGGATCGATTTTGTCGGTGAGCGTGGCCTCGACCTGCAGCCGATCTCGGCCCATGAGGGAGCTATCGTCGAGGGCGTGATCGGCCCGATGTCTACCATCGTGGGTAAGACCATCCGCGAGATCAACTTCCGCCAGCGCTACCGTATGATCATCCTCGCCGTCCACCGGCGAGGTCGCAATGTGCGCGAAAAGCTCGAAACCCTGCCTCTGGATTTCGGGGACACCCTGCTCATGATGGGGACGGATAAGGCAATCGATAACATGCACTCATCAGAGGACATTATCCTGCTCGACCGCCCCCATATCCCCGCTCAGGACATGCGCCGCCGTATGCCGCTGGTGATCGCTGTCATCGCAGGCATGATCGGTGCGGTGACGTTCCTGAATGTCCCGATTTTCGCGATGGCCGTCATCGCAGTGGCCATTCTCTTCCTCTCGGGGACCGTTAAGCCGAAGGACGCGTACGCTGCCATCGAGTGGCGGATTCTGGTGCTGATTTACGGTATGCTCGGCCTCGGTCTGGCTCTGCAAGACTCGGGGGCGACTGAGCTCGCCTCGTCTCAGCTCGTCCACCTCGTGGATGACTTCCCGGTATCCTGGCAGCCGCTGGTCATGCTGGCCTTTATCTACATCAGCACGAGTATCCTGACTGAGCTGCTCTCTAACAACGCGACAGTCGTACTCATGGCCCCGGTCGCGATTGCACTGGGCCAGATGCTGGATGTCGATCCCCGGCCGTTTATCATTGCGGCCTGTATCGGCTCCTCGGCCAGCTTTGCCACGCCTATCGGGTACCAGACCAATACCTACGTGTACGGCGTCGGTGGCTACCGCTTCGGAGACTTTGCCAAGGTCGGTATCCCGCTAAACATCCTCTACTTCATCGGGAGCATGATTATCATCCCGCTGTTCTGGCACTTCTAG
- the lpoB gene encoding penicillin-binding protein activator LpoB has translation MKKIILFSSATALLLLMGGCQGGGNASYVDSSGPRTVVSLDKINIQDWENAANQMIDSLLSSGVVERAPQQPAVMAVSRIVNNTTQVVDTNMLTKKIRIALNRSGKVVTTTTFGADGNVEDQLAKETGAYQATMQGNMTTNPSPIPYYSLSGRIIEDRARAGNTRQVTYVFQMSLTTTQDGLAVWEDEVMITKQGSRASVGW, from the coding sequence ATGAAAAAAATCATCCTCTTTTCTTCCGCGACAGCCCTCCTGCTCCTGATGGGCGGCTGTCAGGGCGGCGGTAACGCCTCCTATGTTGATAGCAGCGGCCCGCGCACGGTCGTCAGCCTTGATAAGATTAACATCCAGGACTGGGAAAACGCCGCGAACCAGATGATTGATTCGCTCCTGAGCTCGGGTGTGGTTGAGCGCGCTCCCCAGCAGCCTGCCGTGATGGCGGTCAGCCGTATCGTAAACAACACCACGCAGGTCGTGGATACGAACATGCTGACGAAGAAAATCCGCATTGCTCTTAACCGCAGCGGTAAGGTTGTGACCACCACGACCTTTGGTGCCGATGGTAATGTCGAGGATCAGCTGGCCAAGGAAACCGGTGCCTATCAGGCCACCATGCAGGGGAACATGACCACGAATCCCTCGCCGATTCCTTACTATAGCCTCTCTGGTCGCATCATTGAGGACCGTGCTCGCGCTGGTAATACCCGTCAGGTCACCTACGTCTTCCAGATGTCTCTGACCACTACTCAGGATGGCCTGGCCGTCTGGGAAGACGAAGTCATGATCACCAAGCAGGGCTCCCGCGCCTCTGTCGGCTGGTAG
- a CDS encoding CsgG/HfaB family protein, producing MKFAFSSLCLSLILTGSLAHAEMKTLAVDAVKITPATLQTAAAHGSTNALQRIAQGLDGQLIDRLHNTRKFKVVAQSDLAQLVKQQEWQNSGNVDPNGAADQFDTEGANYMLVTTIDDFQDYIDETVYKTIGRRSTQRQTSISLVAKIYDTSTGALLESANIQVSDQQSLDDPNYSVGRNGSLTDDLLSTLTRQAAQMIAERVADVVYPARVIALTGSQATINRGDGSGIAVGQIWSVFSPGQNLVDPDTGELLGVEEVQVGTMRITQVLPKFSKGILTENLGVEQLNIVRPQ from the coding sequence ATGAAGTTCGCCTTTTCCTCACTCTGTCTGTCTCTGATCCTCACCGGAAGCCTCGCGCATGCCGAGATGAAGACGCTCGCCGTCGATGCGGTGAAGATCACCCCCGCAACCCTGCAAACGGCTGCCGCTCACGGCTCCACGAATGCGCTCCAGCGCATTGCCCAGGGGCTGGATGGGCAGTTGATCGACCGCCTGCACAACACCCGTAAGTTCAAGGTCGTCGCCCAGAGCGATCTGGCGCAGCTCGTGAAGCAGCAGGAGTGGCAAAACTCCGGTAACGTGGACCCCAACGGCGCGGCTGATCAATTCGACACTGAAGGTGCGAACTACATGCTCGTGACGACGATCGACGATTTTCAGGACTACATCGACGAGACCGTTTATAAAACCATTGGCCGTCGCTCCACACAGCGCCAGACGAGCATTTCACTGGTCGCCAAAATCTACGATACCTCCACCGGAGCCCTGCTTGAGTCGGCCAATATCCAGGTCAGCGATCAACAGTCCCTCGATGACCCCAACTACTCAGTCGGCCGTAACGGAAGCCTGACGGATGACCTGCTTTCCACCCTTACGCGGCAGGCCGCCCAAATGATCGCCGAGCGCGTCGCGGATGTCGTTTACCCGGCCCGCGTCATCGCACTCACGGGCAGTCAGGCCACGATCAACCGCGGTGACGGCTCCGGCATTGCCGTGGGGCAGATCTGGTCGGTGTTTTCTCCCGGCCAGAATCTGGTAGACCCGGACACGGGTGAACTGCTCGGCGTGGAGGAGGTTCAGGTCGGTACGATGCGCATCACTCAGGTCCTCCCCAAGTTCTCCAAAGGCATACTGACTGAGAACCTCGGCGTTGAGCAGCTCAACATCGTCCGCCCGCAGTAA
- a CDS encoding SCO family protein, which produces MKMLSLLLLSLLALTARAETITAKVTAVDDDALTFVLDDGREVKVSRGDARIGYVGRTITGKLEPGNPLPTLSEIWPVSPVDDLRELIATDGKLVTDTEALGRKAFRKVGQQIPAFALWNQDADLVTNKTYEGHPLVLSFIFTRCKMATMCPATTAKMVALQRQAAEAGLDNARFALITFDPEYDTPGIFNEYGTQRGADFATLNFLTGPKNVTDALMRQFGILTIREDGTINHTAATLLIGPDGTILYRSEGPGWTAQEFLDKLKED; this is translated from the coding sequence ATGAAAATGCTGTCACTACTCCTGCTCAGCCTGCTGGCGCTTACGGCCCGGGCCGAAACGATTACCGCTAAAGTCACGGCGGTGGATGATGATGCGCTGACCTTCGTCCTGGACGATGGGCGCGAGGTCAAGGTGTCGCGCGGGGACGCCCGCATCGGCTACGTCGGTCGCACCATCACCGGTAAGCTCGAGCCCGGCAACCCTCTGCCGACGCTGAGCGAAATCTGGCCCGTCAGTCCGGTCGATGATCTGCGTGAGCTGATCGCCACCGACGGGAAGCTCGTCACCGACACAGAGGCGCTTGGCCGCAAGGCCTTCCGTAAGGTCGGGCAGCAGATACCGGCCTTTGCGCTGTGGAATCAGGATGCCGACCTCGTCACGAACAAGACCTACGAGGGGCACCCGCTGGTGCTTTCGTTCATCTTTACCCGCTGCAAGATGGCTACGATGTGCCCGGCCACGACCGCCAAGATGGTAGCGCTCCAGCGGCAGGCCGCCGAGGCCGGGCTCGATAACGCCCGTTTTGCGCTCATTACCTTTGACCCTGAGTATGATACGCCGGGCATCTTTAACGAGTATGGCACGCAGCGCGGGGCGGATTTCGCGACGCTGAACTTCCTCACGGGCCCCAAGAATGTCACCGATGCCCTCATGCGGCAGTTTGGCATCCTGACCATCCGCGAGGACGGCACGATCAACCATACCGCCGCCACGCTCTTGATCGGCCCTGACGGCACCATCCTCTACCGCAGCGAAGGCCCCGGCTGGACCGCTCAGGAGTTTCTGGATAAGCTGAAGGAAGACTGA
- a CDS encoding SulP family inorganic anion transporter → MRNYSFKKAKKDLGAAANVALLDFPQSMAYALIAGLPVQTGIFCASLSTITGPILASSRFIMLGPSNATAVMLLSVFLSLGYDPTQAMLALPLLLMLVAIFMVVGAFCKVAGITQYISKAVICGYITAAAFLIIINQLKTVCGLHVPRAATFAEALGNFSGGLSQTDWNALIVSAITLACYLPLKRWAKGLPNIAIALVLTSLIVWLLRPTGLNPEMLSGVSASSWPLTLPMFHWEEFSQIAGGALAVAFLAMLESSSIAKTLAAQAGDRIDLNQQMLSMGVATGASSLGGGMAVSGSLTRSMLNFRSKPATRMSSVYSGTFLILALFLFGDLIAYIPRPALATLVILVGISLINREQIRLMLRTTRNDATVFLVTFVGGLVLPLDTAIYLGAAISIGLFVRQAAKPELREISFDEQGNLLERAPDVQKHRRPEIAIVHVEGDLFFASSDVFLDQMRHLAEHPDLRIIILRMRNAHHLDATAASTIMELTRFARSKGSDLIVSGVHPELETVMRKAGLLDLIGEDNLFRYSPENPTIATRDALKRARDITGEESADITIYAADKSAKA, encoded by the coding sequence AAGAAGGCGAAAAAGGACCTCGGAGCGGCTGCGAATGTCGCCCTGCTGGACTTTCCGCAAAGCATGGCCTATGCGCTGATCGCGGGCCTGCCCGTGCAGACGGGGATATTCTGCGCCTCGCTCTCGACCATCACCGGCCCCATCCTGGCCAGCTCGCGGTTTATCATGCTCGGACCGAGCAACGCCACCGCCGTGATGCTGCTGTCGGTCTTTCTCTCGCTCGGCTACGACCCCACGCAGGCGATGCTAGCCCTGCCCCTGCTCCTGATGCTGGTCGCGATCTTCATGGTCGTGGGCGCATTCTGCAAGGTTGCCGGGATCACCCAGTATATTTCCAAGGCCGTCATCTGCGGGTACATCACAGCGGCGGCCTTTCTCATCATCATCAACCAGCTGAAAACCGTCTGCGGCCTGCATGTGCCCAGGGCGGCGACCTTTGCCGAGGCGCTGGGTAATTTCTCCGGCGGCCTCAGTCAGACCGACTGGAACGCCCTGATCGTCTCAGCCATTACGCTGGCCTGCTATCTGCCGCTGAAGCGCTGGGCCAAGGGCCTTCCCAATATCGCTATCGCGCTGGTGCTGACGAGCCTCATCGTGTGGCTGCTGCGTCCCACCGGCCTCAACCCTGAGATGCTCTCCGGGGTCAGTGCCAGCTCTTGGCCGCTCACGCTCCCGATGTTCCACTGGGAGGAGTTTTCGCAGATCGCCGGAGGAGCGCTGGCGGTGGCCTTTCTGGCCATGCTGGAGAGTTCATCCATCGCCAAGACCCTGGCTGCGCAGGCCGGTGACCGCATCGACCTGAACCAGCAGATGCTCTCCATGGGTGTGGCGACAGGGGCCAGTTCACTCGGAGGCGGCATGGCCGTGAGTGGCTCGCTCACACGCTCGATGCTGAACTTCCGCAGCAAGCCCGCCACACGCATGTCCAGCGTCTACAGCGGCACCTTCCTGATCCTGGCCCTATTCCTTTTTGGCGACCTGATCGCCTACATCCCCCGCCCTGCCCTGGCCACGCTCGTCATCCTGGTTGGCATCTCATTGATCAACCGCGAGCAGATCCGGCTTATGCTGCGCACGACCCGGAACGACGCCACGGTCTTCCTCGTGACCTTTGTCGGCGGTCTGGTCTTACCGCTGGATACCGCTATCTATCTGGGCGCGGCCATCTCGATCGGTCTGTTCGTCCGCCAGGCAGCCAAGCCCGAGCTGCGGGAGATTTCCTTCGACGAGCAGGGTAACCTCCTCGAACGCGCCCCGGACGTGCAGAAACACCGCCGCCCCGAGATCGCTATCGTTCACGTCGAGGGCGACCTGTTCTTTGCCTCCAGTGATGTTTTTCTGGACCAGATGCGCCACCTGGCTGAGCACCCGGATCTGCGCATCATTATCCTGCGCATGCGCAATGCTCACCACCTCGACGCGACCGCGGCCAGCACGATCATGGAGCTGACCCGCTTCGCGCGCAGTAAGGGCAGCGACCTAATCGTCTCCGGTGTCCATCCTGAGCTGGAGACGGTCATGCGCAAGGCCGGGCTGCTGGATCTGATCGGTGAGGACAACCTCTTCCGCTACTCACCGGAAAACCCGACCATCGCCACCCGCGACGCGCTCAAGCGTGCCCGCGACATCACCGGCGAGGAGTCAGCCGACATCACCATTTACGCAGCAGACAAGAGCGCCAAGGCGTAG